Genomic window (Allostreptomyces psammosilenae):
TCGGCCTCGTCGGCGGCCCGGTCGGCGACGCCGGCGGCGGTGCGCGCGGCGATCCGGCGGTCCTCCGGGTCGTCCGGGACCTCGTCCTCCGCGGTGAGCCGCCAGTTGCGGTACGCCATGGCCAGCAGGAAGGCCGTGATGCCGAGGGTGATCACCAGCGCGGTGAGCACCAGGGCCTGCGGCAGCGGGTCGCTGTACCCCTCGGTGGCGCCCCCGGTGGCGACCGGGGCGTCCCCGGCCGGCCCGCCGGCGACGAGCAGCATGACGTTGGCCGCGTGGCCGGCCAGCGTGACGCCGAGCAGGGCACGGGTCAGGGTGCGCTGCATCAGCAGGTAGGCGCCGCTGGTCAGCAGCACCACGGCGGCCACGGTGAGGGAGAGGTTGACGCTCACGGCTCGGCCGCCTCCCTCGACTCGTCCTCGGGATCGGA
Coding sequences:
- a CDS encoding Na(+)/H(+) antiporter subunit C, translated to MSVNLSLTVAAVVLLTSGAYLLMQRTLTRALLGVTLAGHAANVMLLVAGGPAGDAPVATGGATEGYSDPLPQALVLTALVITLGITAFLLAMAYRNWRLTAEDEVPDDPEDRRIAARTAAGVADRAADEADESETDTAPAASHEPAPTAPGDERGPAS